In Panicum virgatum strain AP13 chromosome 4N, P.virgatum_v5, whole genome shotgun sequence, a single window of DNA contains:
- the LOC120669444 gene encoding PTI1-like tyrosine-protein kinase At3g15890 — MGSAASSCCGSEKVEQGCMSASMSSTWRIFSYKELHAATNGFSEENKLGEGGFGSVYWGKTADGLQIAVKKLKATNNSKAEMEFAVEVEVLARVCHRNLLGLRGYCAGADQRMIVYDYMPNLSLLSHLHGQFAAEARLDWRRRIAVALGSAEGLVHLHHEAAPHIIHRDIKASNVLLDSDFAPLVADFGFAKLVPEGVSHMTTRVKGTLGYLAPEYAMWGKVSGACDVYSFGILLLEIISGRKPIERLPSGAKRTITEWAEPLIARGRLGDLVDPRLRGAFDAAELSRVVECAALCVQGEPDRRPDMRTVVRILRGDSDAVPAGPGGGKGGRPPVRIESVKYADRLMEMDKSSSYYVATLQAYLTNIRKDTA; from the exons atgggctcggcggcgagctcctgcTGCGGTTCGGAGAAGGTCGAGCAAGG gTGCATGAGCGCGTCCATGAGCAGCACGTGGAGGATCTTCAGCTACAAGGAGCTCCACGCCGCCACCAACGGCTTCAGCGAGGAGAACAAGCTCGGCGAGGGCGGCTTCGGCAGCGTCTACTGGGGCAAGACGGCCGACGGCCTGCAG ATCGCGGTGAAGAAgctcaaggccaccaacaactcCAAGGCGGAGATGGAGTtcgcggtggaggtggaggtgctgGCCCGCGTGTGCCACCGGAACCTGCTGGGCCTCCGCGGCTactgcgccggcgccgaccaGCGCATGATCGTCTACGACTACATGCCCAACCTCAGCCTGCTCTCCCACCTCCACGGCCAGTTCGCCGCCGAGGCCCGCCTCGACTGGCGCCGCCGCATCGCCGTCGCGCTCGGCTCCGCCGAGGGCCTCGTGCACCTCCACCACGAGGCCGCGCCGCACATCATCCACCGGGACATCAAGGCCAGCAACGTGCTCCTCGACTCCGACTTCGCGCCGCTCGTCGCCGACTTCGGCTTCGCCAAGCTCGTGCCGGAGGGGGTCTCCCACATGACCACCCGCGTCAAGGGCACGCTCGGCTACCTCGCGCCCGAGTACGCCATGTGGGGCAAGGTCTCCGGCGCCTGCGACGTCTACAGCTTCGGCATCCTGCTCCTCGAGATCATCTCCGGCCGCAAGCCCATCGAGCGCCTGCCCTCGGGCGCCAAGCGCACCATCACCGAGTGGGCCGAGCCGCTCATCGCGCGCGGCCGCCTCGGGGACCTCGTCGACCCGCGCCTCCGCGGCGCGTTCGACGCCGCCGAGCTCTCGCGCGTCGTCGAGTGCGCCGCGCTCTGCGTGCAGGGCGAGCCCGACCGCCGCCCGGACATGCGGACCGTCGTCCGCATCCTGCGTGGGGACAGCGACGCCGTGCCGgcggggccaggcggcggcaaaggcggccggccgccggtgaGGATCGAGAGCGTCAAGTACGCGGACCGCCTGATGGAGATGGACAAGAGCAGCTCGTACTACG TTGCAACCCTGCAGGCCTACCTGACTAATATAAGAAAAGATACAGCGTAA